One part of the Macrobrachium rosenbergii isolate ZJJX-2024 chromosome 3, ASM4041242v1, whole genome shotgun sequence genome encodes these proteins:
- the LOC136828100 gene encoding glycine receptor subunit alpha-2-like translates to MIEVGFKLTRRYTLIVLSIYLPSLMLLAIGYSTLYVQVSLLEVRLVVALTTLLVLYTFFNQTSSSLPQTAYVKLIDIWFFFCTIFLFVIIILHVFVERFDDNDVTPIVSADGHAEFLKPTAERFTNLKKLISSGDRFLKTFRTFVGPVVLSIFFLAYLLAILA, encoded by the exons ATGATTGAg GTGGGCTTCAAACTAACAAGACGATACACGCTAATTGTCCTGTCAATTTACCTGCCCTCTCTCATGTTGCTCGCCATCGGTTATTCTACGTTATACGTCCAAGTCAGCCTTCTCGAA GTCCGCCTCGTTGTGGCACTGACAACATTACTGGTGTTGTACACATTCTTCAACCAAACGTCATCGTCCTTGCCTCAGACAGCCTACGTGAAGCTGATCGACATCTGGTTCTTCTTCTGCACCATCTTcctcttcgtcatcatcatccttcaCGTCTTCGTGGAGAGATTCGACGACAATGATGTTACGCCTATTGTCAGCGCGGATGGACATGCAGAGTTTCTTAAGCCTACTGCGGAGCGATTCACAAATCTTAAGAAGCTAATCTCCTCAGGCGACAGATTCTTGAAGACTTTTAGGACCTTTGTAGGGCCTGTGGTACTCTCTATTTTCTTCCTGGCATACCTCTTGGCTATCCTGGCTTAA